DNA from Cystobacter fuscus DSM 2262:
AAGGCGGGCGAGGGCATACCGGACTCGTATCCGGCGAAGGAGTCCAGGCGGCGGAAGCTGTACGGGACGAGGTAGCTCTTCGCGGAGGGGTGGCTCGGCACGGGGGGAAAGCCGGCCCCGGGCCTCGCTTGGGCCCGCGCGAGCACGGGGGCATGGAAACCGCCGCACACCACCACCACGGGCCCATCGTCTCGCGCGAGCGCCGCCTCCACGTGGGTGAGCATGAAGGCCTCGCGTTGGGTGTCGCGCTCGGACGCCTCCTCCTCGCCGCGCAGGGAGTCGAAGTAGACGCGCAACCGCTCGGCGAGCACGTCCATGCCGAGCGGTTGCTCGAAGAGGTGATCCCACAGGGCGTCCATGCCCTCCAGGCCCAGCTTCTGGCAGAGCGCCTCGATGGCCCGGGCAGTGCGGCGCTCCCCGTCCGAGTAGCGGTTGCGCACGCCCTCGAAGGCCTTGTCCCAGGCGGGCAGGTCCATGAAGCGCACCTGGGCGCCCGCCGCGTGTCCCCGCGTCAGCGCCACCCACTCGGGCGAGTACGCGCAGAATGGCGTCCACGAGGCCTGGGTGCGCTCCTCGTCGCGCCAGGCGCTGAAGACGGCGAGGGGCGGCTCGTGCGGCAGGAGCAGCTCCTCCAGCCGGGGGTTCATGTCCACGGGCCCCTCGATGAGCACGTGGCGGGGCCGCACGGTCTCGAGGGTGTGGACCACGAGCCGGGCGCAGGCCGGGCTGTGGTGGCGCACGCCGACGACGTGGAGCCGGGAGTCGTTCCGCCCGCTCACGCGCTCACCCTGGCAGCAGGTGGCGGGCGTCGTACAGGGCGCGCCAGTGGGGGCCGGTGCGGCGGGACACGCGCTGCTCCAGGTAGACGCGCAGCCGCTTGAGGTCCTCGGCGTTGTCCTTGGCCGCGGTGCCGGCCAGACACTCGACGAGGTCCGCCGCCGAGCCGCCATCGCCGCGCAGGTAGTAGCCGCGCACGCCCACCGCGTGGGCCACGGACACGGCCTCGGCGGTGGAGAGCACCGAGCTGAGCCGCTCCAGGGCCTGGCCCTCGCGCGTCTCGCCCGAGCGCAGCTCGCGGAAGGTGGTGACGAGCACCTCCAGCAAGTCCTCCGGCGGCGTCATCGGCACGCCCGAGCGCTGGAGCAGCCGCGCCGTCTCGTCGCGCACGAGCGCCAGCTCGGTGGCGAAGTCGCCGATGGGGAACACCGTCTCGAAGTTGAAGCGCCGCTTGAGCGCCGCGCTCATCTCGTTGACGCCCCGGTCGCGCGTGTTGGCGGTGGCGATGATGTTGAAGCCCTCGCGGGCGAACACCATGGCGTCCGCGTCCTTGAGCTCCGGCACCGCGAGCACCCGGTCCGACAGCATGGACAGCAGCGAGTCCTGCACCTCGATGGGGCAGCGGGAGATCTCCTCGAAGCGCACCACCCGGCCCTCTTTCATGCCGGTGTAGAGCGGGGCGGGCACGAGCGCGCGGGGCGTGGGGCCCTCGGAGACGAGCAGCGCGTAGTTCCACGAGTACTTGATTTGATCCTCGGTGATGGAGGCGCCGCCCTGGATGGTGAGGGTGGAGGTGCCGGAGATGGCGGCGGCGAGCAGCTCGGACAGGAGGCTCTTGGCGGTGCCGGGCTCGCCCACGAGCATCAACCCGCGGTTGGTGGCGAGCGTCACCATGGCCCGGTCCACGAGGCTCGGGTTGCCCACGAACTTGCGCTGCACGCCCAGGGCCTCGTCGCCGAGGATGAAGCGGCGCACGGCGTGCAGTGACAGGTTCCAGCCCGGGGGCCGGGGGGCGTTGTCCGCGTCGCGCAGCCGCGCGAGCTCCTCCGCGTGGAGCACTTCCGCGGGAGGCCGTTGGATCTCCGTCGCCGTCGCCGCCGTGTTCTTCCTTCGGGTCGTCGCCATGGTCGTCGTCCTCACGCGGGCCGCAGGCCCTCGAGGTCCCTCACCAGCTCGGAAAAGAGGATGGCATCCAGCGAGCCCCAGGCCTGGAGATCCTTGTCGCCCCAGGAGTGGGCCCGGCGCACCTTCACCACGCCGAGTTCCTGCTCGGGAGAGTCGGCGAGGGAGCCCGTGTAGAGGCCAGGATCGAGATCGAGCTCGGCCACGCGGTCATCGCCCAGCGGTTTCTCCATCCAGCCCGCCACGCCGCCGTCCTGGGGGGCCCCGCGCCGCCAGCCCCGCGCCTCCAGGCCCAGCACCTTGCCCGTGGGCAGCTTGAGGCCCTTCACCCGCTCGAGCTTCGTGGCCTCGCGCTCCGCCGGTTCCAGCGCGTGGGTGGAGCGGCCGAGCTGGGCGAAGGGTTGCAGCAGTTGGTAGTCGGCGAGGATCTGCCCCCACGCGCCCGCCGTCTTGCCGTCCAGCTCCAGCGCATGGGGCAGGCCCACGAGGGCGTCCTCGGGGAGCGTCCAGGTGTCCTCGTTCGGGTCGGCGAAGGTGCGGTCCTCGGCGACGCGGAAGGTGTCCGTGAGCGCGCCCTCGGGCGAGTACGTGCCCCACACCAGCCGGCGCACCACGTGGATGAGCAGCGGGTGCTCGACGAAGAAGCGGCGGAAGACCTCGGGGCTCCAGCGGCGCCGGGCGCACATGGCCAGCTCCAGGCGGAGGATTTGAGTGCTCGCGGCCGTCTTGGCGTCCTTCTTGAGCGCCTTCCACTGCTCCACCGCGGCGTTCGCCTTCTCCGCGTCATCCTTCTGGCCGGGCTTGGGCATGTCCTTGAGCCGGGTGCCGGAGGCGTCCTTGACGAAGGGCTTGAGCTGCTCGTCGAAGCCCACGGTGAAGGTGCGCTCGCCGAAGTCCAGGGCGAGCGAGCCGCTCTCGTCCAGTCCGAGGTCGGGCACGAGCCGGTCGGCCAGCTCCTGGCGGGTGAGGCCGCGCGCCTCGGCGATCTGCTCGATCTTCTCCTGGGCCTTCTGTTGCAGGCCCTTGAACTTCACCTTCTCGGCGATGCCGTTGAGGTAGATGAGCGTGACGTCGGTGCCGATGGTGGCCAGCACGTCGAGCCCCATGACGGCGCGGGCGTGAGCGGTCTCGCCGGGCCACACGCGGATGAGCGGGGCGAGCTTGCGCGCGGTGTCGTCATCGCCGAGCGGGCCGAGCGCCTGGAAGGCCCAGGACTCCTTGCTCGGAGCGCCCACCGTCATCCAGGACTCGAAGAGGCCCCAGGAGAAGCGGGCGAGGCTGGCGGGGTCGCACGCGGCCTTCACCTGCTCCAGGCCCGCGTAGGGCGCATCCAGGGAAGAGAAGGAGAGCAGGGTCACGAGTTCCCGGACGGCCGCGAGGGGCAGCTTCGCGGAGCGGTCCTGGAGCAGGGGGCGGGGCAGCCCATCGAGGCCGAGGGTCTCGGGCAGGGTGGGGAGCTTGGCGGGAAAGAGGTTGAGCGGATCGAAGGCGAGGACGCGCCGCACGGCCTCGCGCACCTGGGGGGACACGCGGCCGGCCACGTCGAGCACGGTGGCCTCCTGGCCATTGGAGGCGAGCATGCGCAGGGCGGCGCATGCGGCGTCCTTGGCCTTGCCAGGCTTGCCGAGCGCGGGGACGAGCAGTCCGGCGGTGGCGTGCTCGGGGTGGCGCACGAGCCACGCCTGGGCGGAGAGGCGGGCCTTCTTGGAGCGGTGGAAGGCCTCGGCCACCTGGGGAGCGAGCCGGGTCACGGCGTAGGGCGCGAGCAGGGCGTAGGTCTCGGCGCCGTACGTGGTGACGACGTCGACGAGGGTCGGGAGCACCGCGAGCCCCAGCCGCGCGATGATGGCGCAGAGCCACTCTCCCGTGTACCGGCGGGGCTCGAGCTTGCCGAGGTACTTGAGGGCGAGTGCTTCCGGAGCGTAGACGAAGAAACGAATGTCCAGCTGCTCGGGCACGCAGGTAGGGTCCACCTTTCCGCTCAGCAGTTCCTGCTCTCGCACCGTGCTGCCGTAGGGCTTGTACTCCCAGCCCATGCGCCGGGACCATTCCTCCTGTTCGCCCTCGCGCCACACGAGCGCATCGGGGAGCGCCGGGGGCACCACGCCGTCGAGCACGGGGAGCGCCTCGGGC
Protein-coding regions in this window:
- a CDS encoding AAA family ATPase; the encoded protein is MATTRRKNTAATATEIQRPPAEVLHAEELARLRDADNAPRPPGWNLSLHAVRRFILGDEALGVQRKFVGNPSLVDRAMVTLATNRGLMLVGEPGTAKSLLSELLAAAISGTSTLTIQGGASITEDQIKYSWNYALLVSEGPTPRALVPAPLYTGMKEGRVVRFEEISRCPIEVQDSLLSMLSDRVLAVPELKDADAMVFAREGFNIIATANTRDRGVNEMSAALKRRFNFETVFPIGDFATELALVRDETARLLQRSGVPMTPPEDLLEVLVTTFRELRSGETREGQALERLSSVLSTAEAVSVAHAVGVRGYYLRGDGGSAADLVECLAGTAAKDNAEDLKRLRVYLEQRVSRRTGPHWRALYDARHLLPG
- a CDS encoding WGR and DUF4132 domain-containing protein, producing the protein MRRFELVEGSSRKFWEIEAEDTGFTVRWGRIGTSGQSQQKSFPTAEKARAEQDKLIAEKQKKGYAEVGDTASAEAPPPASPPSPAPARKTKAPAAPEAPVAPPEAPVPPRPTADPDAPIAWTESLLRRVHPRRGGVAVPVRPLAPVKKSWALVREDFLERVPPGLIPEDTHESHLTAETRAVAERIGRTEPSLGTPEEDAVLVIFLQYQESWNKVPRPEPIIDLLFALGGPVHATRAALLSLDLYLAGDKALHARRGVNTNPHHQHYNLLSRGHLRGLPRLRALLATQTDDAGYQAARDAAALLRDSETRRAASAFLFPTETAWVRAQAEEFVAAQEPGFPFILSSVSEPDTLAPLIPHVDVWNLLREPNGHLASLLDGMGVHGLALLRELQPKLMGAEAVRTWAELTASINADEAMQLLLNAEKEALPFLIEAAVRWPQRALRLITPRAALRGKEGDQARSILGHLLRREPAAVRAALPSLSDAAREVVARLQAQAGPDVPDATPEQLPPVLARPPWRSSQKPEALPVLDGVVPPALPDALVWREGEQEEWSRRMGWEYKPYGSTVREQELLSGKVDPTCVPEQLDIRFFVYAPEALALKYLGKLEPRRYTGEWLCAIIARLGLAVLPTLVDVVTTYGAETYALLAPYAVTRLAPQVAEAFHRSKKARLSAQAWLVRHPEHATAGLLVPALGKPGKAKDAACAALRMLASNGQEATVLDVAGRVSPQVREAVRRVLAFDPLNLFPAKLPTLPETLGLDGLPRPLLQDRSAKLPLAAVRELVTLLSFSSLDAPYAGLEQVKAACDPASLARFSWGLFESWMTVGAPSKESWAFQALGPLGDDDTARKLAPLIRVWPGETAHARAVMGLDVLATIGTDVTLIYLNGIAEKVKFKGLQQKAQEKIEQIAEARGLTRQELADRLVPDLGLDESGSLALDFGERTFTVGFDEQLKPFVKDASGTRLKDMPKPGQKDDAEKANAAVEQWKALKKDAKTAASTQILRLELAMCARRRWSPEVFRRFFVEHPLLIHVVRRLVWGTYSPEGALTDTFRVAEDRTFADPNEDTWTLPEDALVGLPHALELDGKTAGAWGQILADYQLLQPFAQLGRSTHALEPAEREATKLERVKGLKLPTGKVLGLEARGWRRGAPQDGGVAGWMEKPLGDDRVAELDLDPGLYTGSLADSPEQELGVVKVRRAHSWGDKDLQAWGSLDAILFSELVRDLEGLRPA